One genomic segment of Primulina tabacum isolate GXHZ01 chromosome 9, ASM2559414v2, whole genome shotgun sequence includes these proteins:
- the LOC142555108 gene encoding ylmG homolog protein 1-1, chloroplastic-like: MASSLVASQTLLTSVNHRLPFFSKPKPLFFSPLQIPSKSRIYASIPRIPENPLIKPRQNAIPAQYLLSGSTRTVTTLLAITLAASKLLSRGILSLGLQLKEPMISAAGPAFFAAMKNVPTGSLNTPFTVVAAGMAKWLDIYSGVLMVRVLLSWFPNIPWDRQPLSAIRDLCDPYLNLFRNIIPPVFNTLDVSPLLAFAVLGTLGSILNSSRQAS; the protein is encoded by the coding sequence ATGGCTTCTTCTCTCGTAGCTTCTCAAACCCTCCTCACCTCCGTCAATCACCGCCTTCCCTTCTTCTCAAAACCTAAACCCCTATTCTTTTCTCCGCTTCAAATcccatcaaaatcaagaatttacGCTTCAATTCCCCGAATACCTGAAAATCCATTAATTAAGCCTCGCCAAAATGCGATTCCCGCTCAATATTTACTCTCCGGGTCAACCCGTACGGTCACAACCCTCCTGGCAATCACGCTTGCAGCCTCCAAGTTGTTGTCCCGTGGAATTTTGAGCTTAGGCCTACAGTTGAAGGAACCAATGATCTCCGCCGCCGGGCCCGCGTTTTTTGCTGCGATGAAGAACGTGCCGACAGGGTCTTTGAACACGCCCTTCACGGTGGTGGCGGCGGGGATGGCGAAATGGCTGGATATATACAGTGGGGTTTTGATGGTTAGGGTTTTGTTGAGTTGGTTTCCCAATATACCGTGGGATAGGCAGCCGCTATCTGCTATTCGGGACTTGTGTGATCCGTATTTGAATCTCTTTAGGAATATTATTCCCCCAGTTTTCAACACGCTGGATGTTAGTCCGCTTTTGGCTTTTGCGGTTTTGGGGACGTTGGGTTCGATTTTGAACAGCAGCAGGCAAGCTTCCTGA